Proteins co-encoded in one Haloarcula sp. DT43 genomic window:
- a CDS encoding HAD family hydrolase — protein MTTDYDFWLFDLDGTLVDIEPAYPRKVMGAVGDRLGVEFTERERDALWYGFGGTRSRTLAERGVDQREFWRLFHEEEDPVARAEATYLYDDAEAFLATLTGPVGLVTHCQQYLTDPVLDHLDIADWFETVVCCDDDVGWKPDPRPVELAMREMDVGADGHRGVLAGDNPSDIGAAWNAGLDGVHVGRRSPAETGRCVRGDRRVASLLDLAASQGR, from the coding sequence ATGACCACCGACTACGACTTCTGGCTGTTCGACCTCGACGGGACGCTCGTCGACATCGAGCCAGCGTATCCCCGGAAAGTGATGGGCGCCGTCGGCGACCGCCTCGGCGTCGAGTTCACGGAGCGGGAGCGGGACGCGCTCTGGTACGGGTTCGGTGGGACGCGGTCGCGGACGCTCGCGGAGCGGGGCGTCGACCAGCGGGAGTTCTGGCGGCTGTTCCACGAGGAGGAAGACCCCGTCGCCCGGGCGGAGGCGACGTACCTCTACGACGACGCCGAGGCGTTTCTCGCCACCCTCACCGGGCCGGTCGGGCTGGTCACGCACTGCCAGCAGTACCTCACCGACCCGGTCCTCGACCACTTGGACATCGCCGACTGGTTCGAGACGGTCGTCTGCTGTGACGACGACGTCGGCTGGAAGCCCGACCCGAGGCCCGTGGAACTGGCGATGCGGGAGATGGACGTCGGGGCCGACGGCCACCGCGGCGTGCTCGCCGGCGACAACCCGTCCGACATCGGCGCGGCGTGGAACGCGGGCCTCGACGGGGTCCACGTCGGGCGGCGGTCCCCGGCGGAGACGGGTCGGTGCGTGCGAGGCGACAGGCGCGTCGCCTCACTGCTCGACCTCGCCGCCTCTCAGGGCAGGTAG
- a CDS encoding molybdopterin-binding protein, translated as MAGSSPSDAESLPLETARRRVGSVAGPVDRTDRIPLSVAVGRVLATDATANDPVAAADRSAGDAVFERSHQIRPGDVGLLRAAGVTELLVRQRPQVGILPTGDELQRTGDESPQAETAGFTLAQYVDRWGGKVTYRDPVADDAPALRMAVQRDLTRDLLVVTGTEPGDTLRDVVAELGDVLTDTVAVDPGGRTGLAVVEDRPVVLLPESPTGARVSAVQLVRPLLKSFADAPLSAHPRTSATLTERIDSRETVRTFAPVAVDDGTATPLPGADLAVATRADGWVSVPADEAGLESGTTVGVEDWDYLP; from the coding sequence ATGGCTGGTTCCTCGCCGTCGGACGCCGAGTCGCTTCCGCTGGAGACCGCACGCCGACGGGTCGGCAGCGTCGCCGGCCCCGTCGACCGGACGGACCGGATTCCACTCTCCGTCGCCGTCGGCCGGGTCCTGGCGACGGACGCGACGGCGAACGACCCCGTCGCGGCGGCCGACCGCAGCGCCGGTGACGCCGTCTTCGAGCGGAGCCACCAGATACGGCCCGGCGACGTGGGCCTGCTGAGAGCCGCCGGCGTCACCGAACTGCTCGTCCGCCAGCGACCGCAGGTGGGTATCCTGCCCACGGGCGACGAACTCCAGCGGACCGGCGACGAGTCCCCACAGGCCGAGACGGCGGGGTTCACGCTGGCGCAGTACGTCGACCGCTGGGGCGGCAAGGTGACCTACCGGGACCCCGTCGCCGACGACGCGCCGGCGCTCCGGATGGCAGTCCAGCGCGACCTCACCCGTGACCTCCTCGTCGTCACCGGGACGGAGCCGGGCGACACGCTCAGGGACGTCGTCGCCGAACTCGGCGACGTGCTCACGGACACCGTCGCTGTCGACCCCGGCGGCCGGACCGGGCTGGCCGTCGTCGAGGACCGGCCGGTGGTGTTGCTGCCGGAGTCGCCGACCGGAGCGCGCGTCAGCGCCGTCCAACTCGTTCGCCCGCTCCTGAAGTCGTTCGCCGACGCCCCGCTGTCCGCGCACCCACGGACGTCGGCGACCCTGACGGAGCGAATCGACAGCCGGGAAACGGTCCGGACGTTCGCGCCGGTCGCCGTAGACGACGGGACGGCGACGCCGCTGCCGGGCGCGGACCTCGCCGTGGCGACCCGGGCCGACGGCTGGGTGTCCGTGCCCGCGGACGAAGCCGGCCTCGAGTCCGGCACCACCGTCGGCGTCGAGGACTGGGACTACCTGCCCTGA
- a CDS encoding GIDE domain-containing protein, which produces MVLPQLVATVFLVVGGFLLVRGGRELRTVFHILRNDPVPVRSLDGHAGPVEITGTAVADEDAGTVTAPFTGSECLAYTYEVEEFRSSGKHSSWETLDAGQAGVDFVVDDGTARVRVNPEGADVRFEPQSVTVAPGTELPERLAEYVERTEAVEAQDGSVNLLVTELSLGNKQRFTERRLDVGEDVYVYGQATRGPATEWGSNLVDAVVGDGDGTPVFVVSDASERATAWRIVRGAVVETAFGLLAVVVGSVALLSVW; this is translated from the coding sequence ATGGTCCTCCCGCAACTGGTCGCTACCGTGTTCCTGGTCGTCGGCGGGTTCCTGCTCGTCCGCGGCGGCCGGGAACTCCGAACCGTGTTCCACATCCTCCGCAACGACCCGGTCCCGGTGCGTTCGCTCGACGGACACGCCGGCCCCGTCGAAATCACCGGCACGGCCGTCGCCGACGAGGACGCCGGGACGGTCACGGCTCCCTTCACCGGCAGCGAGTGTCTGGCCTACACCTACGAAGTCGAGGAGTTCCGCTCGTCGGGGAAACACTCCAGCTGGGAGACGCTCGACGCCGGACAGGCCGGCGTCGACTTCGTCGTCGACGACGGAACTGCCCGCGTCCGCGTGAATCCCGAGGGCGCGGACGTGCGGTTCGAGCCCCAGTCGGTCACCGTCGCGCCCGGCACGGAGCTTCCCGAACGCCTGGCCGAGTACGTCGAGCGGACGGAGGCCGTCGAGGCACAGGACGGGTCCGTGAACCTGCTCGTGACGGAGCTCAGTCTGGGGAACAAACAGCGCTTCACCGAGCGCCGGCTGGACGTCGGCGAGGACGTGTACGTCTACGGCCAGGCGACCCGCGGCCCCGCGACGGAGTGGGGGAGCAACCTCGTCGACGCCGTCGTCGGGGACGGCGACGGGACGCCGGTGTTCGTCGTCTCCGACGCCAGCGAGCGCGCCACCGCCTGGCGGATTGTGCGGGGCGCGGTCGTCGAGACGGCGTTCGGGCTGCTGGCCGTCGTCGTCGGCAGCGTCGCCCTCCTGTCCGTGTGGTAG
- a CDS encoding Hsp20/alpha crystallin family protein, which translates to MSALREALRDLPDAVFADVLESEDEYLLVLDLPGVTADTIDVTVEGGRLRIDGQRTKDVPGEFTFVREDRSVFLDAELPLPPDTTGQGGEGTVENGVLELRLPKATAAPSTTIPIDGD; encoded by the coding sequence ATGTCTGCCCTGCGTGAAGCGCTTCGGGACCTCCCCGACGCCGTGTTCGCGGACGTGCTCGAATCCGAGGACGAATACCTCCTCGTGCTCGACCTGCCGGGCGTGACCGCGGACACAATCGACGTGACCGTTGAAGGGGGCCGCCTTCGTATCGACGGGCAACGGACCAAGGACGTTCCCGGGGAGTTCACCTTCGTCCGCGAGGACCGCTCCGTGTTCCTCGACGCCGAACTCCCGCTCCCGCCGGACACGACCGGGCAGGGCGGTGAAGGGACCGTGGAAAACGGCGTCCTCGAACTCCGCCTGCCGAAGGCGACAGCGGCACCGAGCACGACGATTCCCATCGACGGGGACTGA
- a CDS encoding ABC1 kinase family protein codes for MNLRAYWRFLVVARHFLPLLVAYARDRKRFFVVGSSRRVTPEQRRKRAQQLLDSLLTLGPTFIKLGQILSTRPDVLPPEYIEEFSKLQDRVPPADWDEARVVLEDELGPVDDRFDEFETEAISGASLGQVYLAEVDGEKVAVKIRRPGIEALVEADLRVVRWSLPLLMYFIDDSRSFSLETLADEFSKTIREEMDYQREGRMLTEIRENFRDNDRICIPKVEESHSTQRVLTMEYVPGTKINDIDSLDAGGIDRTELAETLQRAYLQMIIDDGVFHADPHPGNLAVQDDGTLVFYDFGMSGRVDPFVQDKIIDFYAAVADQDIDAILDALIEMGTLSPEADRQVMGDVMELAIADARGEDIEQYRVQQIIQQVEDTIYEFPLRLPANLALVLRVATVVEGVCVTLDEDFDFIGVATDYLREEGYLAEGVRNFVEDRATEVSDAARSAVRIPPKLESVLDRVEREDFRVQADIEDSDGLLATLTKRLILGMLLASTLFSTAFLYTQASLPATGVGIAGTVGLSLALWWSFRSKKTVRAKPQFTRQSMRERDRESPGGLNTAFGEDTDDAYGGD; via the coding sequence GTGAACCTTCGCGCGTACTGGCGGTTCCTCGTCGTCGCCCGCCACTTCCTGCCTCTGTTGGTCGCGTACGCACGGGACCGGAAGCGGTTCTTCGTGGTCGGCTCGTCGCGCCGCGTCACGCCCGAACAGCGCCGGAAGCGGGCACAGCAACTGCTCGACTCGCTGTTGACGCTCGGCCCGACGTTCATCAAACTCGGGCAAATCCTCTCGACGCGGCCCGACGTCCTGCCGCCGGAGTACATCGAGGAGTTCTCGAAGCTACAGGACCGCGTGCCGCCGGCGGACTGGGACGAGGCACGGGTCGTCCTGGAGGACGAACTGGGACCCGTCGACGACCGCTTCGACGAGTTCGAGACGGAGGCGATAAGCGGGGCGTCGCTCGGGCAGGTGTACCTGGCGGAGGTCGACGGCGAGAAAGTCGCGGTCAAGATTCGCCGCCCCGGCATCGAGGCGCTCGTCGAGGCCGACCTGCGGGTCGTCCGCTGGTCGCTCCCGCTGCTGATGTATTTCATCGACGACTCCCGGTCGTTCTCGCTGGAGACGCTGGCCGACGAGTTCTCGAAGACCATCCGCGAGGAGATGGACTACCAGCGTGAGGGGCGCATGCTCACCGAAATCCGGGAGAACTTCCGGGACAACGACCGCATCTGCATCCCCAAGGTCGAGGAGTCCCACTCCACACAGCGGGTCCTGACGATGGAGTACGTCCCCGGCACGAAGATAAACGACATCGACAGCCTCGACGCGGGCGGCATCGACCGGACGGAACTGGCCGAGACGCTCCAGCGGGCGTACCTCCAGATGATTATCGACGACGGCGTGTTCCACGCCGACCCCCACCCGGGCAACCTCGCGGTCCAGGACGACGGGACGCTCGTCTTCTACGACTTCGGGATGTCGGGCCGGGTCGACCCGTTCGTCCAGGACAAGATAATCGACTTCTACGCCGCCGTCGCCGACCAGGACATCGACGCCATCCTCGACGCGCTCATCGAGATGGGGACGCTCTCGCCGGAGGCCGACCGGCAGGTGATGGGCGACGTGATGGAACTGGCCATCGCCGACGCCCGCGGCGAGGACATCGAGCAGTACCGCGTCCAGCAGATAATTCAGCAGGTCGAAGACACCATCTACGAGTTCCCGCTCCGACTGCCGGCGAACCTGGCGCTCGTGTTGCGGGTCGCCACGGTCGTCGAGGGCGTCTGCGTCACGCTCGACGAGGACTTCGACTTCATCGGCGTCGCCACCGACTACCTGCGCGAGGAGGGGTACCTCGCTGAGGGCGTGCGGAACTTCGTCGAGGACCGGGCCACGGAGGTGTCCGACGCGGCCCGGTCGGCCGTCCGCATCCCGCCGAAACTGGAGTCCGTCCTCGACAGGGTCGAGCGGGAGGACTTCCGCGTGCAGGCCGACATCGAGGACTCCGACGGCCTGCTGGCGACGCTGACCAAGCGTCTCATCCTCGGGATGTTGCTCGCGAGCACGCTGTTCTCGACGGCGTTTCTCTACACGCAGGCGTCGCTGCCGGCCACCGGGGTCGGCATCGCCGGCACGGTCGGCCTGTCACTGGCGCTGTGGTGGTCGTTCCGCTCGAAGAAGACCGTCCGCGCCAAGCCACAGTTCACCCGCCAGAGCATGCGCGAGCGCGACCGGGAGAGCCCGGGCGGGCTCAACACCGCCTTCGGCGAGGACACCGACGACGCCTACGGCGGCGACTGA
- a CDS encoding sulfatase-like hydrolase/transferase has protein sequence MTAPATNNVVLVTVDSLRADALGGTDSVSPVIDSLAESGVVFENAVAQGNWTPFSFPSIHGSRPVFAESDDIGLASTPTLAEQVSDAGIETAGFNAANGFLTDHWGYDRGFDEFEPFVDSGGYSKYLAAHPTVQAWVQLGTSPFRRAATVLSGGSDERPFADVSRMGDLEDRATEFLETTDGPFFLWVHYMDTHTPYVPAPRHIREVSDNHFGVLRMLNAHLRTGLGWEVDDRTLETLRTLYEATVRQVDASIGRLLDTLESEGHREETAVVVAGDHGEEFLEHGHLAHYPKLYRELIDVPYIVSTPDSERQSVETPVGLDTIAPTVCDLLSLTPAPEWDGASVAPAVDGEVIADRGPIVSAAVRGESVTSQPIPRSRADGELLLSARDERYTYIEFTESGRRELYDRTDDPEEQVDLCAESNDSDPPATVLDRLSEAVADHLADLDSDGTGAENTEASDEITARLKALGYQ, from the coding sequence ATGACAGCCCCAGCGACGAACAACGTGGTGCTCGTCACGGTCGACTCGCTGCGGGCGGACGCGCTGGGCGGCACCGACAGCGTCTCCCCCGTCATAGACTCGCTCGCCGAATCGGGCGTCGTCTTCGAGAACGCCGTCGCACAGGGGAACTGGACGCCGTTCTCGTTCCCCAGCATCCACGGCTCGCGGCCGGTGTTCGCCGAGAGCGACGACATCGGACTGGCGTCGACGCCGACCCTAGCCGAGCAGGTGTCCGACGCTGGCATCGAGACGGCGGGGTTCAACGCCGCGAACGGCTTTCTCACGGACCACTGGGGGTACGACCGGGGGTTCGACGAGTTCGAGCCGTTCGTCGACAGCGGCGGTTACAGCAAGTACCTGGCAGCCCACCCGACCGTCCAGGCGTGGGTCCAGCTCGGGACCTCGCCGTTCCGCCGCGCCGCGACCGTTCTCAGCGGCGGGTCCGACGAGCGCCCCTTCGCCGACGTGTCCCGGATGGGCGACCTCGAAGACCGCGCGACCGAGTTCCTGGAGACGACCGACGGGCCGTTCTTCCTGTGGGTGCACTACATGGACACGCACACGCCGTACGTCCCGGCCCCGCGACACATCCGCGAGGTGTCGGACAACCACTTCGGCGTCCTCCGGATGCTCAACGCCCACCTCCGGACGGGGCTGGGCTGGGAGGTCGACGACCGGACGCTGGAGACGCTCCGGACGCTGTACGAGGCGACGGTTCGGCAGGTCGACGCCAGCATCGGCCGGCTCCTCGACACCCTCGAAAGCGAGGGCCACCGCGAGGAGACGGCCGTCGTCGTCGCCGGCGACCACGGCGAGGAGTTCCTCGAACACGGGCACCTCGCGCACTACCCCAAGCTCTACCGGGAGCTCATCGACGTGCCGTACATCGTCTCGACGCCCGACAGCGAGCGCCAGTCGGTCGAGACGCCGGTCGGCCTCGACACCATCGCGCCGACGGTGTGTGACCTGCTGTCGCTCACGCCGGCGCCGGAGTGGGACGGGGCCTCGGTCGCCCCGGCGGTCGACGGCGAGGTCATCGCGGACCGCGGCCCAATCGTCTCCGCGGCGGTCCGGGGCGAGAGCGTGACCAGCCAGCCGATTCCCCGGAGCCGCGCGGACGGCGAACTCCTCCTCAGCGCACGCGACGAGCGGTACACGTACATCGAGTTCACGGAGTCGGGCCGCCGGGAGCTGTACGACCGGACGGACGACCCCGAGGAACAGGTCGACTTGTGCGCGGAATCGAACGATAGCGACCCGCCGGCGACCGTTCTCGACCGGCTCTCCGAGGCCGTCGCCGACCATCTCGCCGACCTCGACAGCGACGGGACGGGGGCGGAAAACACCGAGGCGTCCGACGAGATAACAGCACGATTAAAGGCGCTCGGTTATCAGTAA
- a CDS encoding GtrA family protein — MASAVVTPARRQQLVRFFLVGVVAATVQTALLWSFVDIGGLNYIFGAALAIEFTILFQYVLNNAWTFHRSQHSTLREYVVGMGKTNLVRGTAIPLQLGLLYAFVTWGGVAYLLGNGGAIVITGVYRYALDAHWTWG, encoded by the coding sequence ATGGCGTCCGCTGTCGTCACACCGGCCCGGCGACAGCAACTCGTCCGGTTCTTCCTCGTCGGCGTCGTCGCAGCTACCGTCCAGACGGCGCTGCTGTGGTCGTTCGTCGACATCGGCGGTTTGAACTACATCTTCGGGGCGGCGCTCGCCATCGAGTTCACGATACTGTTCCAGTACGTCCTCAACAACGCCTGGACGTTCCACCGCTCGCAGCACTCGACGCTCAGAGAGTACGTGGTGGGGATGGGGAAGACGAACCTCGTCCGCGGGACGGCCATCCCGCTGCAGCTGGGCCTCCTCTACGCGTTCGTCACCTGGGGCGGCGTCGCGTACCTCCTGGGGAACGGCGGCGCTATCGTCATCACCGGCGTGTACCGCTACGCGCTCGACGCCCACTGGACGTGGGGTTAG
- a CDS encoding AAA family ATPase, whose translation MDATEASEVSTQILDEIGSAVIADRGFFETVLLGVVANGHVLLEDVPGTGKTLTARSVATALGLSFSRIQFTPDLLPADITGTHIFNEESRSFEFTEGPVFANVVLADEINRAPPKTQSALLEAMEEGQVTVDGDTYHLPEPFFVIATQNPVDMEGTFELPEAQVDRFLAKTSLGYPDDEGEVELLRRRAGRTTQSPTVEPVLDAASVEELRAVPESVTVDDDLLRYMADLARATRDDYRVDVGVSPRGTQRLFEAARAMATIAGREYVAPDDVKRVAQPVLAHRLVLTPDARVEQVDKKTVVQSVLDEVPVPTV comes from the coding sequence ATGGACGCTACCGAGGCGAGCGAGGTGTCGACGCAGATACTCGACGAAATCGGGAGTGCCGTCATCGCCGACCGCGGCTTCTTCGAGACGGTGCTGCTGGGCGTCGTTGCGAATGGTCACGTCCTTCTGGAAGACGTGCCCGGCACGGGAAAGACGCTGACCGCCCGCAGCGTCGCGACCGCGCTCGGGCTGTCTTTCTCCCGGATTCAGTTCACGCCGGACCTCCTGCCGGCCGACATCACCGGGACGCACATCTTCAACGAGGAGTCCCGGAGCTTCGAGTTCACCGAAGGTCCGGTGTTCGCCAACGTCGTGCTGGCCGACGAAATCAACCGCGCGCCGCCCAAGACCCAGTCGGCCCTGCTGGAAGCGATGGAGGAGGGGCAGGTCACCGTCGACGGGGACACTTACCACTTGCCAGAGCCGTTCTTCGTCATCGCCACGCAGAACCCCGTTGACATGGAGGGGACCTTCGAACTCCCCGAAGCCCAGGTCGACCGGTTCCTCGCGAAGACCTCGCTGGGCTACCCCGACGACGAGGGCGAGGTCGAACTCCTCCGACGACGGGCCGGGCGGACGACACAGAGCCCGACCGTGGAACCGGTCCTCGACGCGGCGTCGGTCGAGGAACTCCGGGCGGTCCCGGAGTCGGTCACCGTCGACGACGACCTGCTGCGGTACATGGCCGACCTCGCGCGGGCGACCAGGGACGACTACCGCGTGGACGTTGGGGTCTCCCCGCGCGGGACCCAGCGGCTGTTCGAGGCGGCGCGGGCGATGGCGACAATCGCCGGCCGGGAGTACGTCGCCCCGGACGACGTCAAGCGGGTCGCACAGCCGGTGCTGGCACACAGGCTGGTGTTGACACCCGACGCTCGGGTCGAACAGGTCGACAAGAAGACGGTCGTCCAGAGCGTGCTCGACGAGGTACCCGTGCCGACCGTCTAA
- a CDS encoding DUF2070 family protein — MTATQGNLASLSRFIFRAPTWYTSLAFALVIAAMTGVVAFDSRFILDDAWQGVFLIGLPTSIASAVTPWVDRQLGGQLTPNRATLLALICELITIAMLTVAGVIAVLTVRLGQNFVFDVLLVALASIFALRLLVLMAVSRHSLLKAAVPASVQTVTAAVLLAIYSGATAFILEDPMLREYLSRPEEVPPQVQGFIPQDFIILAVICVIYALAVWLFLVVIDQPWRSSLGVSALDFLRGFIGHIAEGTRELEEFFEDIGEEAVVPVTVLSVRRPDGEEKARFVLPMIHPGPMGEIGGGNLPRRVAESADGLAFPPHATAGHDFNLVTEREVDKILVTAETAYQNLEYDDQATAGHRVTEGEATLTGQAFGSDALVVNTYAPGCADDVEYAVGLSAMSEARVDGLDDVLLVDAHNCNDGLEGDDLGHVVPGSQRSFDMLHGAGQLGGLLTEAETGRLRCGVAWDETPWEPEDGVGPLGIRVCVFEVAGQRTAYVLIDGNNMEPGLRERIVDAVNGVDVMEVMTSDTHIVNTVEAENQVGQAIPEKEVVALIEDLVDRAVADLEPVEAGMASEQATVTVFGNDRTETLASTANAMVSMGGALAVAFILAVMTVSVLIFLLT; from the coding sequence ATGACGGCGACACAGGGCAACCTCGCCAGCCTCTCGCGGTTCATTTTCCGGGCTCCGACCTGGTACACGAGTCTGGCCTTCGCGCTGGTCATCGCCGCGATGACCGGGGTCGTCGCCTTCGACTCGCGGTTCATCCTCGACGACGCCTGGCAGGGCGTGTTCCTCATCGGCCTGCCGACCTCCATCGCCAGTGCCGTCACGCCGTGGGTCGACCGGCAACTGGGCGGGCAGCTGACCCCGAACCGGGCCACCCTGCTCGCGCTCATCTGTGAGCTCATCACGATTGCGATGCTCACCGTCGCCGGCGTCATCGCCGTCCTCACCGTCCGACTCGGCCAGAACTTCGTCTTCGACGTGCTGTTGGTCGCGCTGGCGTCGATTTTCGCGCTCCGGCTGCTGGTCCTGATGGCCGTCTCGCGGCACTCGCTGCTGAAGGCCGCGGTTCCGGCGAGCGTCCAGACGGTCACCGCCGCGGTGTTGCTGGCGATATACAGCGGCGCGACCGCGTTCATCCTCGAAGACCCGATGCTCCGGGAGTACCTCTCCCGCCCGGAGGAGGTGCCCCCGCAGGTACAGGGGTTCATCCCGCAGGACTTCATCATCCTCGCGGTCATCTGTGTCATCTACGCGCTGGCGGTCTGGCTGTTTCTGGTCGTCATCGACCAGCCGTGGCGCTCCTCGCTGGGCGTCTCGGCGCTGGATTTCCTCCGTGGCTTCATCGGCCACATCGCCGAGGGGACCCGCGAACTGGAGGAGTTCTTCGAGGACATCGGCGAGGAGGCCGTCGTCCCGGTCACCGTGTTGTCGGTCCGCCGACCCGACGGGGAGGAGAAGGCGCGGTTCGTCCTGCCGATGATTCACCCCGGCCCGATGGGGGAAATCGGGGGCGGGAACCTCCCCAGACGCGTCGCCGAGTCGGCCGACGGCCTGGCCTTCCCGCCGCACGCGACCGCCGGCCACGACTTCAACCTCGTCACCGAGCGGGAGGTCGACAAAATCCTCGTGACCGCCGAGACGGCGTACCAGAACCTCGAATACGACGACCAGGCGACAGCGGGCCACCGGGTCACCGAGGGCGAGGCCACGCTGACGGGCCAGGCGTTCGGCTCGGACGCCCTCGTCGTGAACACGTACGCGCCGGGCTGTGCCGACGACGTGGAGTACGCGGTGGGCCTCTCGGCCATGTCGGAGGCGCGGGTCGACGGACTGGACGACGTGCTCCTGGTCGACGCCCACAACTGCAACGACGGGCTGGAGGGCGACGACCTCGGTCACGTCGTCCCCGGCAGCCAGCGGTCCTTCGACATGCTCCACGGGGCCGGACAGCTCGGTGGCCTGCTCACGGAGGCCGAGACCGGCCGGCTCCGCTGTGGCGTCGCCTGGGACGAGACCCCCTGGGAACCCGAAGACGGCGTCGGTCCGCTCGGCATCCGCGTCTGCGTCTTCGAGGTGGCGGGCCAGCGAACGGCCTACGTCCTCATCGACGGCAACAACATGGAGCCCGGTCTCCGCGAGCGCATCGTCGACGCCGTCAACGGCGTGGACGTCATGGAGGTGATGACCAGCGACACGCACATCGTCAACACCGTCGAAGCCGAGAACCAGGTCGGGCAGGCGATTCCCGAGAAGGAAGTCGTCGCGCTCATCGAGGACCTCGTCGACAGGGCGGTCGCCGACCTCGAACCCGTCGAAGCCGGAATGGCAAGCGAGCAGGCGACCGTGACGGTGTTCGGCAACGACCGCACCGAGACGCTGGCCTCGACCGCCAACGCGATGGTCTCGATGGGCGGCGCGCTGGCTGTGGCGTTCATCCTCGCGGTGATGACCGTCAGCGTGCTGATATTCCTGCTGACGTGA
- a CDS encoding GMP synthase subunit A, with protein MTRIDVIDNHGQFTHLEQRALRDMGVDVSLRDNTTPPEDIDADGIVLSGGPDMDDIGNCPAYLDLDVPVLGICLGMQLIADELGGRVGSGEYGGYADVTVEILDDDDPLLGSLYPETRVWASHADEVKEVPPGFKRTATSDVCGVEAMSNTDEAIYGVQWHPEVAHTEEGEEVFENFLSVCDRRSVARQ; from the coding sequence ATGACCCGAATCGACGTTATCGACAACCACGGACAGTTCACGCACCTGGAGCAGCGCGCGCTCCGGGACATGGGCGTCGACGTCTCGCTCAGGGACAACACGACCCCGCCCGAAGACATCGACGCCGACGGCATCGTCCTCTCCGGGGGCCCGGACATGGACGACATCGGCAACTGCCCCGCGTACCTCGACCTCGACGTGCCCGTGCTGGGCATCTGTCTGGGGATGCAGCTCATCGCCGACGAACTCGGCGGCCGGGTCGGCAGCGGCGAGTACGGCGGATACGCGGACGTGACCGTCGAGATTCTCGACGACGACGACCCGCTGCTTGGCTCGCTGTACCCCGAGACGCGCGTGTGGGCCAGCCACGCGGACGAGGTCAAGGAGGTCCCGCCGGGTTTCAAGCGGACCGCGACCTCGGACGTCTGTGGCGTCGAGGCGATGAGCAACACCGACGAGGCGATATACGGCGTCCAGTGGCACCCGGAAGTCGCCCACACCGAAGAGGGCGAGGAAGTGTTCGAGAACTTCCTGTCGGTCTGTGACCGGCGGTCCGTCGCCCGCCAGTAG
- a CDS encoding ATP-binding protein yields MTPPVITKQSLGTGYVVSAGVVLSGALLAHGAYLVQRSPVDVVILSVGLIPALVLVAANYWLPVSGLTGDQVWTAAEWCGFGIALFTLINVVVLLAPMPQSSMVPAILASGVAVGGFGGILFGWLLELRRSRRRLAQSNEVLFRVLRHDLRNDLNVALGHLGELQREAAERDDPKTRAHVEKLSDTVDDIIGTSEKARQIEFAFDADRRAQQPVDVVPRIREQTEKITQSHPETTVELDLPAQSHVYADWLLDTVLQNVIENAVVHCEETPTLYVSVEERGRTVFVHIGDNCPSIPQHERAVLDSGTETQLRHSKGIGLWLTTWIVESYGGAVHLTTSDDGNTVTLELRGPTALDELRRTLRTWP; encoded by the coding sequence GTGACCCCTCCCGTAATCACGAAACAGTCGTTAGGGACGGGGTACGTCGTCTCGGCCGGCGTCGTACTCTCCGGTGCGTTGCTCGCACACGGCGCGTATCTCGTCCAGCGGTCCCCGGTCGACGTGGTCATCCTCAGCGTGGGGTTGATACCGGCCCTCGTCCTGGTCGCGGCGAACTACTGGCTCCCGGTGAGCGGGCTGACCGGCGACCAGGTGTGGACCGCCGCGGAGTGGTGTGGGTTCGGCATCGCGCTGTTTACGCTCATCAACGTCGTCGTGTTGCTCGCCCCGATGCCACAGTCCTCGATGGTCCCGGCCATACTCGCGAGCGGCGTCGCAGTCGGGGGGTTCGGCGGCATCCTGTTCGGCTGGCTCCTCGAACTCCGGCGGTCCAGACGCCGGCTCGCCCAGAGCAACGAGGTGCTATTCCGGGTCCTCCGCCACGACCTCCGGAACGACCTCAACGTCGCGCTCGGGCACCTCGGCGAACTACAGCGGGAAGCGGCGGAGCGTGACGACCCCAAGACGCGTGCACACGTCGAGAAACTGAGCGACACCGTCGACGACATCATCGGCACTTCGGAGAAGGCGAGACAGATAGAGTTCGCGTTCGACGCGGACCGCCGCGCACAGCAGCCAGTCGACGTCGTGCCGCGAATCCGCGAACAGACCGAGAAGATAACGCAGTCCCACCCCGAGACGACGGTCGAACTCGACCTCCCGGCGCAGTCGCACGTGTACGCCGACTGGCTGCTGGACACCGTGTTGCAAAACGTCATCGAGAACGCGGTCGTCCACTGCGAGGAGACCCCGACGCTGTACGTATCGGTCGAGGAACGGGGCCGAACCGTGTTCGTCCACATCGGCGACAACTGTCCGTCGATTCCACAGCACGAACGGGCGGTCCTCGACAGCGGCACGGAGACGCAACTGCGCCACTCGAAGGGCATCGGGCTGTGGCTGACGACGTGGATTGTCGAGAGTTACGGCGGAGCGGTCCACCTCACGACGTCGGACGACGGCAACACCGTGACGCTCGAACTGCGTGGCCCGACGGCCCTCGACGAACTCCGCCGGACCCTCCGAACGTGGCCCTGA